Genomic window (Paenibacillus sp. PK3_47):
ATTAAGCACATTCAGCACCCGGGATTTATAGAAGGCAAACGGGATCAGGATAGCTACCCATGGTAGCAGTGCAAGCACAAAGCGCCAGTCTCCGCCCCATATTTTACCGGCCAGCCAGATCGCCACAAACTGGAAGTTCTGCGGATCAAGCCGCAGCGAAAGAATCATTTGAAAGGCATATATCCCTGCCCCTACTGCGATACCGATCAGAATCAGCCTCGTAGGGGACAAACCGTCTTCGCGGCGGTAAGCGAGAACATAGATAAGGGCCGCAGTAAGTGTAGCCCCGAGCAGTGCAAGCAGCGGCAGTCCGAGAATCGTGCCTGCTGATGATGCCGGAACAAACGAAATGAAAATGATGACTGCAAACCCTGCGCCGGCATTAATCCCCAGTGTGGAAGGCTCGGCAAGCGCGTTACGTGACAAGCTTTGCAGGATACATCCCGAGACCGCAAATCCTGCACCGATGAGCAGAGAAATTACGATACGCGGCAGACGGAAATCGAAGAGAATCAGCTTCTGCTGCTGGGTCCCTTCGCCCAGCAGAGTATGTAAGACCTCACTTGGCGAGAGCCGCACAATTCCTGTATTCATACTGACGATGAACATGGCGACGATGAAAACGGCAAGCAATGATATTATAATGACTTCACGGGTACGCCGCTGCTTATCAGCGGGAAAGGCAAGAGATTTGCTCATGACAGCTCCCCCTTGCGTTTGCTCGCCAGATAGATGAAGAACGGAACCCCGATTACAGCAATTAATGCGCCAATAGGCGTCTCATACGGGGCGTTAATCATCCTTGCAGCAATATCTGCAAAAATAATCATTAAGCTTCCGAGAACTGCCGAGCAAGGGATAATCCAGCGGTAATCGACACCCACGAGATAACGTGTAATATGCGGAATGATCAGACCTACAAAGGCAATCGGTCCGACTGTGGACACAGCGGCTCCGGCCAGAATGACCACTATGAGCAGACCGGCAGTCTGTACAAACCGGGTCCGCTGGCCCAGGCCGGCTGCCACATCCCGTCCGAGACTAAGCAGTGTGATTGATCGCGAAAGCATCAAAGATGCTATCAAGGCTGCCAAGATCCACGGCGTCATGATTTTCAGCTGTGTCCAATTCGCCCCGCCGATTCCTCCCGCAATCCAGAAGGTGATCTCCTGTGACAGGTGGAAAAGGATGGCCACTCCCTGGCTTACTGCCAGCAGAAGAGCGCTGACCGCCGCTCCGGCAAGCGTCAGACGCAGCGGTGTCAGGCCGCTGCGGGACAGAGAGCCGATGCCGAAGACCAGGAGCGCCGCAACTGCAGCACCGACAAAGCAATACAGCATGATGGACAGGAAGGATGCCGTGGGTGCAAAAGCAAACGCTATGGCCAGTCCCGCGCTCGCGCCGGCATTCAGGCCCAGTAGGCCGGAATCAGCCAGCGGATTACGGGTCATGCCCTGCATAATCGCTCCCGCAACAGCAAAGCATGCGCCTACAAGGGCTCCTGCCAGCGCCCGGGGAATCCGCAATTCCCTGATAATCTGATGCTGCTGGATGTCCGGGTTGAAGCGGAATACCGCTTCCCATACCGTTCCCAGTCGAACATCCGCTGCGCCCACTGATACGGACAAGGCAATTCCGAAGACGATGGCAGCAAGGCCTGCAACCAGAATAATTACTGCAGCGGCAGGTCTGGATTTCAGCGTTTTCGCCCCTGCCGGATCTGTATTGTTAGATGTAGAATGTGTGGATACGACCATAAGTCTTCCCCTTAGTAACCAGATATTCAGCTATTTATTGATAACTAATATCACTCAAATGATATTGGATTTCATTCTCATTATCGCAAAAATATAAAATATGTACAACTTCTTTCCCGCTAATATGACTATGATGCGAGTCTAAAAAATAATGCAGGTTCCTGCATCCCGGGATACAAAAACCTGCACATGGTTTATTTTACAAGAGCGGCCACCGCATCATCGATTGTTTTGGAGTTTGCGTAAGCACCGGAATACAGCCAAGTGCTTTCACCACTAAGTTCGGTAACATTACCGGCCTTTACTGCCGGGATTCCTTTCCAGATCGGTCCGTTAAGAATATCCGATCCTTCAGCCTGATCGCTGTTCACCAGGAAGATGTAGTCTGCTGTCAGCTCGGCAAGCTTTTCAAGCGAGATCGGATTCCAGGGTGCTCTCGATTCAGCCGGAATTTCGGTCACCAGATTAGGGAGCTTAAGACCCAGATCCCCATATAACACTGCGCCGCTGCTGCGGGTCTCGTCGACAATAAAGAAATTTTTACCTACGAGCCAGACAATCGCTGCAGATTTTTCGCCAATGGCAGCACTGATCTTCGCTTTGGCATCTGCTGCTTTCTGATTATAGGCTTCAATTGCCGCTTCGGCTTCAGGCGTTTTGTTCAGAAGATCACCGATGGTGAGCAGTGTTTTACGCCAATCCTGGCTGATTTCGTCACCGAGCACATAAGTAGGCGCGATTTTGTTCAGCTGATCATACAGCCCGTTCTGGACAGTGCCCTCAGATTGTACAATGTGGAAGTCAGGAGCGAAGCTAGTCACCGCCTCGAGCGGAAGATCATAGGCGATCGTCGGAACATCTTTGAGTGCATCAGCCAGGTATTCCTGGGTACCGTTAGTCACGGACCACTGTGCTACCGGTGTCACGCCAAGTGTTACCAGATAATCTTCCAGATAAGAACCCAGCACGCGCTGCGGATTGGCTGGTACGGTTACCTTATGCCCCATAGCATCCGTTACGGTCTTCTCGGCAGCCGGTGCTGCTGTGGCTTCAGCTGTAGCCGCCGGAGCTGCAGTTGCTGCCGGAGACGCAGTCGCTCCCGATGCGTTGTTTGCTGTATTTCCGCTATTGTTATTGCCGCAGGCAGACAGAACCAGCGTCATTGCGATCACACCGGTCAACGCCAGCTTGGCGCCGCCTGATTTCT
Coding sequences:
- a CDS encoding iron ABC transporter permease; amino-acid sequence: MVVSTHSTSNNTDPAGAKTLKSRPAAAVIILVAGLAAIVFGIALSVSVGAADVRLGTVWEAVFRFNPDIQQHQIIRELRIPRALAGALVGACFAVAGAIMQGMTRNPLADSGLLGLNAGASAGLAIAFAFAPTASFLSIMLYCFVGAAVAALLVFGIGSLSRSGLTPLRLTLAGAAVSALLLAVSQGVAILFHLSQEITFWIAGGIGGANWTQLKIMTPWILAALIASLMLSRSITLLSLGRDVAAGLGQRTRFVQTAGLLIVVILAGAAVSTVGPIAFVGLIIPHITRYLVGVDYRWIIPCSAVLGSLMIIFADIAARMINAPYETPIGALIAVIGVPFFIYLASKRKGELS
- a CDS encoding ABC transporter substrate-binding protein, producing MSGLYKKKSGGAKLALTGVIAMTLVLSACGNNNSGNTANNASGATASPAATAAPAATAEATAAPAAEKTVTDAMGHKVTVPANPQRVLGSYLEDYLVTLGVTPVAQWSVTNGTQEYLADALKDVPTIAYDLPLEAVTSFAPDFHIVQSEGTVQNGLYDQLNKIAPTYVLGDEISQDWRKTLLTIGDLLNKTPEAEAAIEAYNQKAADAKAKISAAIGEKSAAIVWLVGKNFFIVDETRSSGAVLYGDLGLKLPNLVTEIPAESRAPWNPISLEKLAELTADYIFLVNSDQAEGSDILNGPIWKGIPAVKAGNVTELSGESTWLYSGAYANSKTIDDAVAALVK
- a CDS encoding iron ABC transporter permease, whose amino-acid sequence is MSKSLAFPADKQRRTREVIIISLLAVFIVAMFIVSMNTGIVRLSPSEVLHTLLGEGTQQQKLILFDFRLPRIVISLLIGAGFAVSGCILQSLSRNALAEPSTLGINAGAGFAVIIFISFVPASSAGTILGLPLLALLGATLTAALIYVLAYRREDGLSPTRLILIGIAVGAGIYAFQMILSLRLDPQNFQFVAIWLAGKIWGGDWRFVLALLPWVAILIPFAFYKSRVLNVLNLGDQTSAGLGVPVEKQRLMLLAAAVALSGACVAVSGGIGFVGLIAPHLARRLVGPKHQILLPASALVGALLLLTADTIGRWILQPSEIPTGIVVALIGAPYFLYLLARSKA